A single genomic interval of Malania oleifera isolate guangnan ecotype guangnan chromosome 11, ASM2987363v1, whole genome shotgun sequence harbors:
- the LOC131167534 gene encoding intracellular ribonuclease LX-like — protein MLLKMSPPLLLTAFFILSLLCSPASPQHPTASKNNSRLLKLAIFWPTSLCNGKTKCHNTPPNRFTIHGPWSLYKDPPGPEAVDWSTFPVATEDKMKTDWASYVINTNRQFWDHEWSKHGRVSGLQPPAYFQLGLALFYRVDLGNHLKSEGVYPTGQTVENRDFKAAVSKAAGGKTVVLLCNKDKEGVAQLFEIRICLDLATPAHAYVNCRGGFKFKCPDHFRLTKAATFSSDSSVHSEL, from the coding sequence ATGTTGTTGAAGATGTCTCCGCCATTATTATTGACAGCTTTCTTCATCCTCTCCCTTCTCTGTTCCCCTGCTTCTCCACAACACCCCACCGCCAGTAAAAACAACTCAAGACTCTTGAAGCTTGCCATTTTCTGGCCAACCTCGCTCTGCAACGGCAAAACCAAGTGCCACAACACTCCTCCCAACCGATTCACCATCCACGGGCCCTGGTCCCTCTACAAAGACCCTCCCGGACCCGAGGCCGTTGATTGGAGCACTTTTCCGGTCGCCACGGAGGACAAGATGAAGACTGACTGGGCAAGCTACGTCATCAATACAAATCGACAGTTTTGGGATCACGAGTGGAGCAAACACGGCAGGGTGTCGGGGCTCCAGCCGCCGGCGTACTTCCAACTGGGACTCGCCCTCTTCTACAGAGTGGATCTTGGAAATCATCTGAAGTCGGAAGGAGTGTACCCGACAGGGCAGACAGTGGAAAACAGAGATTTCAAGGCGGCGGTCTCGAAGGCGGCGGGTGGGAAGACGGTGGTACTGCTGTGCAACAAGGACAAGGAGGGAGTGGCGCAGCTCTTCGAGATCCGTATCTGCCTGGACCTTGCAACGCCTGCGCATGCCTACGTGAATTGCCGGGGCGGCTTCAAGTTTAAGTGCCCCGACCACTTTCGGTTGACTAAAGCTGCCACCTTCTCTTCTGATTCTTCCGTCCATTCTGAGTTATGA